One Syntrophales bacterium DNA window includes the following coding sequences:
- a CDS encoding general secretion pathway protein GspB, with product MANRERAKLYMVIGLAVVFVLVGYFRFFHGKVALFKHPKGGVAIPAVVKVPTIVTKSLQPAAERQRMAPEGLRTRLRDIFAPVKPPATKFSSSAVAAVPLQPLPKLQLSGTIVGGTHPLAIINGHFLRRGDRIAGLEVVSITKDQVTLVGEGRQVMLNTLTGVEERSP from the coding sequence ATGGCAAACCGGGAACGCGCAAAGCTGTATATGGTCATCGGATTGGCCGTGGTCTTTGTTCTCGTGGGATATTTTCGCTTTTTTCACGGTAAAGTCGCGTTATTTAAGCATCCGAAAGGCGGCGTAGCGATTCCGGCTGTGGTCAAAGTCCCGACCATCGTTACCAAGAGCCTCCAGCCGGCAGCAGAAAGGCAAAGAATGGCTCCCGAAGGACTGAGGACCCGGCTTCGCGATATCTTCGCCCCGGTAAAGCCGCCGGCAACCAAGTTTTCGTCGTCAGCCGTTGCGGCAGTGCCATTGCAACCGTTGCCGAAGCTGCAACTTTCCGGAACGATCGTTGGCGGCACGCATCCGCTGGCAATCATCAATGGCCATTTTCTCCGAAGGGGGGACCGGATAGCCGGTTTAGAGGTAGTTTCCATTACAAAGGATCAGGTCACCCTCGTGGGGGAAGGAAGGCAGGTAATGCTGAACACACTGACCGGCGTCGAGGAACGGTCACCCTGA